gtatactctgtatactggcacgcccgcaatattacatacacagtttcaaatacaaattcaaacgcgagacgtttcgaatccgcgaaacaccagaaagggaaacaaacatgaccttaGAGTAGAGGAGGGTAGCATCGAGAAGGGGAGAAGAATGGCATGGTGGGAGGAAACACCTCGGCATGCTCACTGCAAGTCCAACCTTGCGTCCCTCAATGTGTTGGCTGCTGCATGTGCCGCCGCAATGTCCTCGACTGCCTCCACCTCCACATCTATCCACCAACGCGACCTATAGACTTGGAGCTCCACTGAGTCAATTGCGCAGGGGACATCTTGCGCGAAGGGGGTGGGGAGAGAGACTCGGGAAAAAGGGTGAGAGGGGAGGTGGGGAGGACGGCGATGGTGGGTGAAGGCTAGTCGCAGAATAATCATGGACGAATGGATGCTATGGGAGGTAAGAGGAGGAAAATGACAATGTCGTCATGCACATGTGGAACCAGATGTAAGAGTTTAGAGTGACAGACTAGCAAAGTGTCGCTGTTTTAGGTTTTAGGTGACATTTTATCGAGAATTACGTTTTGGATGACGAATCCTAGAAGTCCACTCCTTTGAGTAGCAAATCCTTAAATTTCTCCTAAATAGAACAAAACAATGAATGGTTAGAACAAAAGAATCAATTTCTACTTAGGGTGTTGATTAGGCGTATTCAGATATAATTAACATGATGCAATCATTCATACATCTTGCAAAACAATCACAAATATTTTAAACCGGAAGTAAACAATTAGTAAGGTGTATGTCCGTCAGTAGTTTGTATGGTTTGATTGATGTAAAGTTTAAAGCCTTGCATCACTGCCATCCATGTCCTAATTTCGCCACGTATGTCCTTGCATCATCACTTCCGGAGAGATGTATCCCTCAGCAGTGGGCCAATAAGCCTTCGGCCCTCAACATCGTGATTCTTTCCTTGCCTCTCAAGGAGGAGGTTGGGGAAGACCTTGGTCAAAAGTCCAAGATTTATTCTCTCACTCCCATGTGGATGTGGCGCCAATATTATTTCTGCTAGGAAGCTCAAGTTACAGACTCTGACTTTTCCATCGTCTCGTCACTCCAAACGTCACCGCTCACCGCTGGACCGGATCCTCTGCGGCATCCGTCGTAGTCTCTGGGTGCTTTGTCGTACGCGGCGTGCGCAATGGATCCCACGTGAGTAGGTTGACATAAAATGTGCTACTTAACCGCCCCTTTTATGGTCAAGACTGAGACTGAGACTGGGTTCAGGACCACCATGCATGCACCTGAATCTTCGAACTACTGTGGATAATCTTGGCTTTCACGTTTGCTTCTATTGTCTTGCTTGTCACAACTCACGGACAAAATTGTGAATTTGTAGCACAATTTAGTACTTATTGAGAATCAGTAGAGAAGATACTCCCTAGAACCACACAAACGGAAAACGAacatcagcagcagcagaagtCATTTTGCAGCAAAAGACGTGACTTGAGCATGATAATGTGGGTCGGTACTCGGCTGATCGCATGTCTCGCCGGATTTGATACAAGTGGTCTCAGATAAAAACACAAGAAGGAGAAGCACAAAGCGCAGCCAGCCCCTGGACGATAATCGAGAGCAGCGACTGCACGGAACCCACTTGCCCAGGGACGATCGAATATGTGACGGGGAGCCGGCGCGCCGCAGCTCTTTTTGACGCGAAACGCCGTGCGCCGCGGGCCCGCGCTCGGGGGGGAACCGCAGCCACGCGAACTGCAGTGCGTGCACAGCGCGCGCGTCTCCAAGTTGGGGGCACGCTCTATCCTCGATCCGCTCGACGCCGAAAATGTTTCGTGCGCCTCACGAAGAGGTTCGCCTGGTGCAGGAGCAACCGAGGTGACTAGTACGCGTGACAGTGTCGCTGGGCCGCACCGTGTGATGTAACCGTCTTCTTTTAGCTGGGCTAATCCCCTCGGGCATTATTGCCTTTTTCTGGTTGCTTTCGGAATCTTTTTGTTGGTGCAGGCTAGGCTGCGTTGGTCCGGGTGGATTTTAATTGTCAGATATTCTTGTGGCATATGCTCGATCAGGTTCCACCGATCAAGGCTTTCCGTTTTCGTGTCCGTCACTCCGTCTTGTTCATCATCGGCCGCTACAAAGATTTCCCGGTGTCTTGTGTACCTGCTTCTCCTGCAGAGAGCATGTGAACATTGCTTTGGAGGTTGAGTTTTAGCGTGATGCTGATGCCTGATGCACATCGACCTCGGCACGTACGCAGTGACGAATTGACGCGGCGTCGCACCACAAAATATTGTGTTCAGGGCTTAAGGCACACGGTTTACAGTCAGCAGGTAGCAAGCTTGCTACGAAATAAAGTTGGATTCAAAAAACAAATGTGAGCAAGCCTTCGTCTCACTGATCACGTACCTGTTGCCAAGCACGCTTCTTCTTTGAAgcttcccctccctccctcgccgGTAGACACTTATATATAGGAGTGCAAACATTTGACGCCTTGAGTAACCGTAGCCTCCTCGCATCAACAGCAAGATCTCCTCCTCTGCCCGCGCGCCGCACACATGGCTGCCTGCGTCGACAAGTGGCATCCGATGCACCCCGGCCGCCTCTCGAGCGCCATCTACCGTTTCTTGCCGGACTGCACCACGGACCGCCTGGTGGCCGCCGCATCGGCAGGCGCGGCCGCGAGTGGGAGCGGCGGCAACTGCTGCGTCAGCGGCGACGACGTCTGGGACGAGCTGCGCGCGGAGGCTCAGGCCGACGCGGACGCCGAGCCAGTCCTCCGCAAGTTCTACGCCGACCTCGTCCTGTCACGGCCGTCGCTGGAGGCCGCCCTCGCCGAGCACCTGGCCGCCAAGCTCTGCGTCACCGGCGCGCTGCCGCAGGACGCGCTCCGGGACCTCCTCGCCGGCGCGCTCGCGGCGCACCCGGAGGCCGGCTGCGCTGCGCGCGCCGACCTCCTCGCGGCGCGCGACCGCGACCCTGCCTGCAACAGTATGGTGCACTGCTTCCTCTACTACAAGGGGTTCCTCGCCCTGCAGGCCCACCGCGCGGCGCACGGGCTCTGGTCCGACGgtcgcgcggcggcggcgctcctcctccagagCCGCGCGTCCGAGGTGTTCGGCGTGGACATCCATCCCGGTGCGTGCATTGGCTGCGGCATCCTGTTCGACCACGCCACGGGCATCGTCATCGGCGAGACGGCCGTCATTGGCAACGACGTGTCCATACTGCACGGCGTGACGCTTGGTGGCACCGGGAAGGATTCAGGCGACCGGCACCCGAAGGTCGGGGACGGGGTGCTGATCGGCGCCGGTGCCAGCGTTCTCGGCAATGTGCACATTGGAACCGGGGCGAAGATCGGAGCGGGGGCCGTCGTGCTCCGAGACGTGCCGGAGGGAACCACGGCCGTTGGAAATCCCGCGAAGGAGATCGGGAAGAAGGCGGCGCCGCAGCGGCGGCCGGATGAGCAGCCCGGGGTGACCATGGAGCAGAGATGGTTGGATTACGTGAATTGAAGGCTCTAGAGGGGTCTGAGTGCAAATATTTAGTGCAGGAGAGTTTCCCTCCAAAATATATTTGTGGTTGATGACCACTATTACTCTGCTATATAGAGCTCCATTGCATAAGAGGGAGCTCAATTAGACATTGAACCCTAGTGCAAGTCCATACTATTTTTTATG
The nucleotide sequence above comes from Phragmites australis chromosome 4, lpPhrAust1.1, whole genome shotgun sequence. Encoded proteins:
- the LOC133916730 gene encoding probable serine acetyltransferase 4, producing MAACVDKWHPMHPGRLSSAIYRFLPDCTTDRLVAAASAGAAASGSGGNCCVSGDDVWDELRAEAQADADAEPVLRKFYADLVLSRPSLEAALAEHLAAKLCVTGALPQDALRDLLAGALAAHPEAGCAARADLLAARDRDPACNSMVHCFLYYKGFLALQAHRAAHGLWSDGRAAAALLLQSRASEVFGVDIHPGACIGCGILFDHATGIVIGETAVIGNDVSILHGVTLGGTGKDSGDRHPKVGDGVLIGAGASVLGNVHIGTGAKIGAGAVVLRDVPEGTTAVGNPAKEIGKKAAPQRRPDEQPGVTMEQRWLDYVN